One Pararge aegeria chromosome 1, ilParAegt1.1, whole genome shotgun sequence genomic region harbors:
- the LOC120624867 gene encoding peroxisome biogenesis factor 10-like, translating into MALPVAQPAEVLRAYQKDDLYEKQLAGSIARLVPSYHASKAIPVSSLLYKSFTTLKDLQTLGEEYSGIVQVDETYHRLPSFSSRLLSILLSAFGENLTRRLLSHIEKQIVQNSSLKPQAQNLIIIVLKTLSNVVPQIESIHRALSYITGGPLQIGKTATGINYVHVRPAAAAYYAHLRLLGIVTLLHAFISCGQSLYQAKKQMDDMSDFPNEVDNSKSCIACLEEIIQPSVLQCGHLFCMQCCYGVLDSCPLCRSPFSKNTVVPLMNYSP; encoded by the coding sequence ATGGCTTTACCAGTAGCACAACCGGCTGAAGTTTTGCGTGCTTACCAAAAAGATGATCTCTATGAGAAACAACTTGCAGGTTCCATAGCCAGACTTGTTCCCTCATATCATGCATCTAAAGCTATACCAGTTTCCTCGTTATTGTATAAATCATTCACAACACTTAAGGACTTACAAACTTTGGGAGAAGAATATTCTGGAATTGTTCAAGTTGATGAAACATATCACAGACTGCCTTCATTTAGTAGTCGTCTCCTTAGCATTTTACTTTCAGCATTTGGAGAAAACTTAACACGAAGGTTGCTTAGCCATATTGAAAAGCAAATTGTACAAAATTCATCTTTGAAGCCACAAGcacagaatttaataataattgtattgaaAACACTCAGTAATGTAGTCCCACAAATTGAAAGTATACACAGGGCATTATCATACATTACTGGAGGGCCTTTGCAAATTGGTAAGACAGCCACTGGGATAAATTATGTGCATGTGCGGCCAGCTGCAGCAGCATATTATGCTCATTTAAGGTTATTGGGTATAGTTACCTTGCTACATGCTTTTATTTCATGTGGTCAAAGTTTATACCAAGCTAAAAAACAGATGGATGATATGTCAGATTTTCCAAATGAGGTTGATAATAGTAAATCTTGTATTGCATGTTTGGAAGAGATAATCCAACCTAGTGTGCTGCAATGTGGCCACTTGTTTTGTATGCAATGCTGTTATGGAGTGTTGGACAGCTGTCCGTTGTGTCGTTCTCCATTTAGTAAGAATACTGTTGTACCTTTAATGAATTACAGTCCATGA
- the LOC120624874 gene encoding peptidyl-prolyl cis-trans isomerase FKBP1A-like → MGVDIETLSPGNGSTFPKPGQTVVVHYTGTLQNGKKFDSSRDRGQPFKFTLGKGDVIKGWDQGLAQMSVGERARLTCSPDFAYGSRGHPGVIPPNSTLIFDVELLRVE, encoded by the exons atggGCGTAGACATAGAAACTCTTTCACCTGGGAATG gttcCACCTTTCCAAAACCTGGCCAAACTGTAGTGGTACATTATACTGGAACTCttcaaaatggaaaaaagttcGACTCTTCCAGGGATCGTGGACAGCCATTTAAGTTTACATTAGGAAAAGGCGATGTTATTAAAGGATGGGATCAAGGTTTAGCGCAG ATGTCAGTAGGAGAGCGAGCAAGACTAACATGTTCGCCTGATTTTGCATATGGATCTCGAGGTCATCCAGGAGTAATTCCACCTAATTCTACATTAATTTTTGATGTCGAACTTTTAAGAGTAGAATAA